Below is a genomic region from Ziziphus jujuba cultivar Dongzao chromosome 7, ASM3175591v1.
TCTTTATGCTTTTCATATTTCCACTACTGTCTGGTTCACTTACTATTTACTTTGTTTTTGCCTGGCAAGGTTTTgaataaaaatctattaagaAAATTTTCTAAACAATCTTTGAATAACCTGAGGCAAAGCTATGGTTTTGAGATGTTTTTACAATTGTATGAAGCTTtcgggggggaaaaaaaaaaaaaaaaacaaagaccaATGAATAGATCAACTCCTTGTTTCCCGCAAGTGTGTACACGAATTTTGCTGtacatttattttcaaatcttaaCATGCTGAAAGAATGCATATTACTTTCAAGAGACTGACTAAAATATTTCCAATCAACTTAACTAATCCAGCCAACCAATTTATATAAGGTgttctttttttgggttatcTTCCATTGGCAATGCAGACATCACCATATATTGAGCCAGTGTAGGGTTCAGCATTCTAAAACTGAGAAGCCCAACCAAAACTTCTAACATCCTCCCTCATCTCACTCTTAAGACTTCCCACATGTTCTCTCTGGTCTCTATTCCTTGCTTATTAGACCATTATCCATTACTTCTCTCTTCGTCTCACACCGTCatctttctctgtctctcttgATTCATTCTCCCAATCCCACATCTCCGTTTGACCTATGCAAACTTAAATCAATTGAATAAACTTGAACAGTAGCAGAACATTGGGCTGTTTTATGCTGAGCTTTATATACCTATGGTCTTCAGTTCAATTTGATTTAGTCAATCCAAGCCAACCTAGACATGCAGAGCCCTACAAAAAAACTTGGTAATTCGTCTTGCTAGGTCGATATGTAACTGAAAATAAGAAATTCTAAAAGCACAGACCAGAGAAAGATAACTATTATCAACAGGATTTCCAATAAATACATTGAGGATGGGCAACACAGGAGAGAACGACTTAACCATGTCCCAGAATAGGCTCCAACTCCATCATACACTAGAAATAATGAAATACTACCACATCATCTTCTCTTGTCATTACATTAGCATTGACAATGTCAGatccaaaattatcaaaaagaaaaacagaaagacAACGCCAGATCAGAGTTCAGAAAACTCATGAAAGTTGAAGTTCAAATAATATCCTAAGGTATCCCAATTTTAAAGTTGTGACATGCATCTTCCTATACATTGATCCCAATTTTCAAATATACTGAGCTTGCAAACATTTTTTTATCCCCTCAAAGTGACACAACTGTCTAAGCAATATTTTGTACTTTTCCATCCCCTCAAAATGAAAAAACTGTCTAAGCCATATTGTGTACCTTTTACAAGCCGTTACAAATATTAACAATATGAGATACTTATTATTGgttaacaattaaaaatcaaGTCTCTAAGTCAAACCTTTTCATCAAACCGATAAAGAGATTGGTCAAAATAGGGAGAAGGACTCTGCGACTGGCAACTAATAGGGAGCGAGGCCAGCATCTTCTTCACAAACTGCAGAAACTAGCATATTAGTTGTGAGGTTTCAGACAAAGGTACACATAATACATGTCATCAAAAGAGCATAATATTTCCATGTAACCAGTTGATTATGGAACTTCACCTGTGAAGAACtagtggttttatttttaacacATCTTAGTTGCTCTCGAGCATGGATGCTATTTGAGTGGGATGATATGAAATTCATATGCAATGAGCTTCTTGAAGTTGTGTGGAAATAGTCACAGAACTGCTCGAACATGAGATAAAGCTCATCTGCTGAATTCTGTATGTAGTAAACAAATGCCAGAAATTGAGCAAGTTGAAAGGCATAACACAAAAGCGAGAACAAGCATAATTAATTACCTGATAAAAAGCTACAATCTCAGTTGTCTCCATGTTATATACAGCAAAAAAAGCTGGGTGGTGATCAGCACTTCGTGACATCTGAAGCTTcagaattatataaatataatgaatataaacataataaaattattccACAATAAGCACACATAACCTTAGTTTTGCGTTAGGATTCCTTGACTTCCTTTTAATTTCTCTtcacaaaagaaacaacaaaacaaaaaaacaaaattcttttTACTATCTTTCCATTATAGGATTTATATTTTGGTTGATTAGGTTATGTTAGCACTGTCAATCACTAAGAAAAAGGTTAATTGCTTCTGACTTATTTCCAAAATTTGCATCATCACTCTTGGCTTTCCAACTTTTGCATGTCATACCCTTAATTTGATTGCATCATAACATATCATCTAAATTGGGTctcaatttttattgttgttcatATAAACAAATGAACTTGGTGATATTGCTTCTTTTTGACATGCTCCTTGTCTCCACCTTCCTTGCTTAGCCAAATATTATCCACCATAACTCCCTTTTCCAAAGGATGCAAACCATAAAATCAATAtgtacatttaaaaataataataataataaaacctatCAATTTGATACAAACGTTTGGGTAATAACCCAAGTACAAGATTAGAAGCAGGATCAGTTAGGAAGTGGGCTAAAGTTGGGAAGCAGGCAGCAGAAAAAAGTACTGAGTACATCCTTTTCGGTAGTAGACAGTAGAACATCACACAATGTGATGGAGAACGATGGAGATTACATAGGATTACAATTACCagagttttatgatttttaaggttttaatattattatgtttatttgatttatggggttttaatattattatgctTATTAGGTTTTTTTCAGTTTCCTTATGTTTTAAGgaagttttattatttagtttccttatttaattagGGTATCTTACTTTTGGCTTCCTTATGTTGTTAggtgattttattataaataggggTCTTTGTAACTATTTTAGACAAGTTGATTAATAATACAAGTTATTTCGACGAGTTATTTCTCtagttttgtgtgatgcaaaacaaacttagatggttgtgatgcaaaacaaacttaggtgtgatgcagaagtgattcctaaaattgttctagtgtgatactagagcctatcttttaattttcagtttCCTTTCTTTCCCCACTTGTCCTACATCAGTTTGGTATCAAAATAAGGATCCAACCCTTTCTTTCTGTGAACAGTGCTGCATAGGAACAGCCCCGTAAACACTAACCTACGTGAACAGTATCCCTGCATGAACAGAACCCTGGGCTGCATAAACAGGAAGTCTGCTTGAGCAGTATCCAGTGATCAAATTGCTTTCTTCGGCTTAGAGAGTCATGATTACACAGTTTGGAAGGAATAGAGGCTTATATGAAGAACTATTAATACGTATGGTGATACAAGTGGAGTCTCTTAATGTTCGGGTTAGTAACATTGAAGTTCGGGTTAACAATATGGAGGCACAAATATCTAGATCTCGTAGAGCTTCGACTAAAAGTAAAGAAGACAAAGTTTCTCAAGCCAACTACgaccaaaataaagaaaagcgaTCAGCAAATACAACTGCTCTAGCACCCTTTCCCCACTCTAGTTTACAAAGATCAGAAGAATTATCTGAACAAATTTCTGAACATGTATTCACGAAATCTATTGATTCTAAACTGAATTCTTACTTGAACCTTTACCTACACCTATACCTACACCTACACCACCTACACAACCCGGATCCCAACCTGAACCCTTGCCTACACAACCTGCCACCTTATCCAAATCCTTATCTGAACCCTTACCTACACAACCCGGATCCCTACCTGAACTCTGACCTACACAACCTGCCACCTTATCCGAATCCTTACATGAACCCTTACCTACACAACCAGGATCCCTACCTGAACTCTTACCTACACAACCTCCCACCTTATCCAAATCCTTACCCGAACCCTTACCTGCACAACCTATCACCTTACTTGAACCCTTATCTACGCAACCCTGTCACCTTACCTGAACTCTTACCTACACAAGCTGTCACCTTACTTAGACCACTACCTTTACAACCTAAATGTGGCAAGTTGGACTCGGATCATTTGAATGAGGGGGCTTTTGTTGACCTTGGATGTCCCTAAATTTGCTAGTCATCTAGTCCTCTTCATCAAGTTTGAGCTTATGCCACTGATGCTATCATTCTTCAAGTTTCACTTATTGTTTCATGATTTCAGCTTTAAACTCGCTGGAGTCTCATTCtctaagagagagagaatgatggAGATTACATAAGATTATAATTACTAGggttttatgatttattattatgcttattggtttttcttttcttttctttttttttttttttttttatagtttcctcatgttttaaagaagttttatatttttttttttttttagtttcctcatgttttaaagaagttttatatttattttccttatttaattAGGGTATCTTACTTTTAGTTTCCTTACAATGTTGGGTCTTTTGTTGTTGGGTGATTTTATCATAAATAAGGGTCGTTATAACGCTTTGAGACTATTTGAGTAATGTTATTTTCTGAGAATTATTTCTCTGGTTTTGGgtgatgcaaaacaaacttaTACATGATGCCTAGGGATTTTAGGAGTGGTTCCTAAAATTGTTCTAGTGTTATACTAGAgcctatcttttaattttcagttttctttcctttcccacTTGTCCTACGTCACAATGCAAGACCATCAAGACACAAGAACTAAAATCAAACAGCCACAAAAACAACTAATTGATCTCATGACCGTATGCGAAGAAACATATAAGGCAATATTTGATCCTGCTAAGTAAGAAGGGGATGCAGTGATTTTCCAGAAGCACAGCAAATAAGAATTAGGGTTAGATATTGGGCAATAGTTATGGAAGatgggaaaaatatataaattcaaaaatttgacTTTAGGTTAAGAAATCACAATCAGATGATAGGtgttttaaaaccaaaaaaaaaaaaaaaaaaaaaaaaaaaaaggtagataGCTAGATTGAGGGTGATAGCAGAAAGGATGAAGACAAGCAGCAGGTTTGGAGAGTTGCAGAAGAATAACTACAGGGGGGAAGCAAGGTTGTAAGGTATATTTAGAAAGGCTATGGCAGGTACAAATAATAGACAGAAAAGCTAAAACAAGGTGGTATGCTAACAGATAGCCATTAGCAAGATGATGAGTGGctaagattttcaaaataattggcCGAACAACATTCAAATTAGCATTATAAGCTTCGCTATCTTGTTTAAATCATCAATCACAAAAGCTTTAGTTGGTAAGAAGTGGACCGTGCCATGTAATAAGCCAACACACTTACTACACCTATTCTTCAACATGGTACCAGAGCAGTAATCTGCCAATTAgtaatctaaattgaatatttctTAGCCAATCCCCATATCCTAAAATTTTAGAGATTGATGAATCTGAATTTCAGATTTGCACTCCCATGACTCCATGTAGCATAGGTTATATCCAAGATTCACAACAAACAAGTATATCTTAGACCTACTGTAATATAAAATGgaagaatggaaaaatagaaCTCACCCCTCCATCTACACTGCCAAACTTGATTAGGAGGTGGTGTCTGTCTAAGAATTGTACCTGTTCAAGTTTTGCACATAAACTTCTCGTTACTTGCAAAATTAGATATTCAGCATCTAGACAGTACATTAATAGAAAATGGTTACTACGTAAAGGATAACAGAATTTCAATCCGATGCTCATGGTTCGCATAGTGGCAAAGCAACTATACGTACAAAAGTAAAATCAAAGTTTAGAACCTACCTTCCAAATGATCAAGTCAACATAGTCTTGAAAGTGGAAATAGAACTTCTTCTTCACATATTGGGCTCTCTAGGAGTGAAAAAGCAGTACAAATTAACCTATGAGTTCCTAGAAATAAAATTAGTACTCTTAAATATATCTGTAAAGACTGATAATATGTTAtataataacaaatgaaaaagaaagtattagaacaaaaaaagaacaagaagatGTTTTCCATAACAATCATTAGTTTGATCATTTTATCTGTTACTAAATTGCCAGTTTCTTTTTAACTTAACAAGGGCGGATTTTTCATAACCTTTTAGTTTATGCTGCAGTAAATTGAACTGTCTTAAGTAGATAAGTAGACAAActaaaaaatgttatttctaATACACATTTTTAgtgttttattttcaatgtttctaatccttttgatttttatataatcTCACTTTCTCTTTGTTGAAATAAATTGGAATGATTAAAGTTTTTCTATTCGGCTCCTATGACTTCGATTGGATTATCATTAACAGCATATTTACAGCACAGGCACAATAACCAATGGATTGTTGAATATGTAACATCTTGTTTTCTCATTGACCTAAAACATCACATTTTCCAAttccaattaaataaaattaaagaaactgGAACATCCCTAAACTCATTCGAAATAGATATCCATATAGAGCCCGAAACTTGATAAAACCCCTCAAAATGCTTGCATCTTCATTCCGTCTTCATAAAGTCCTAGCAAATTTTTCAACCATAATGACCAAAACAAAGCCTTCATTGAACAAATCCAAATACCTTTTCTATTTTGCCGCCTGCCATACTAATTCTATCCCTCAGCATTAATCTTCCTTAATCTTCTTCTCCATATTCTAACACCTATTTCAATCCCTTAAAGCATGAGTTTGTTTGGCTTGATATAATATAGGTTGGTCTACTTCCTATCAGCTTATTCTTTTGATGGTGATGGTAACTTAACATGGAAATTGTATCATAGCTGTAGCTGTCATAAGGTTGTGAGTTTTGAATACCCTTGACCCCATTTTAGATAATTTAATGTTCTACACATGTAATGCCTACTTTCAGTCCTGATCTTAGGTGCACCCACACAATGGGTGAAGCATAAGAGCTCTATTTGCTTTTATTAGACAAATATAGCTAGGTTCATCTCCTATTAGCTTAAACTTTTGGGTTTGACGGTAATTAACATAACCAAATAGAAATTTCTATACAGAtcttcaaataattttaaaacagaATTAATGAGATAAaccatgaaaaataataacaataaacaaaaaatgtgAAATAGAATTGAAAAGTCAAATAACAGACCAAATTGGGATCTGTTTCTTCGTTCCATATTCCTCTAAAAATGAATGAAAGCAATCTCTGTTTGATGCCACTAAGAAAAGTATTTTCTGAAGTAAGCTGGTTGTGAGGTAAACCATTCTCCACATGGTTCTCAGGTAGCTGATGCAGCTTACCTTTTTCATGAGTATTCATGGACTGCAATTACAGTTGAATTGTCAATTAAGGGGGCCACCAAATACTCatcattatgttaaaaaaaatatagtaataaataaaatgactgAAGGAAAAAAGAACACTCAGCACATAAGACATGCTTATTGAACCAATTTAAAAGCAAGACGccaaaaaaaagtaatggtaacagttctaaaagagagaaaaagaaagagtacaACAAACAATAACTCATTCTATACATTCTGTTTCCCATAACAAACAGTTAACATATCTGCAACCTACCTACATTAGTATGTTATACAATATACACAAATATGAAATATCAGATATATACCATGAGTGCCTTAAATTCGCCTTCAAATCATaacatagatattttcaaactATGCATATGGAGACTGCTTCAAATCATAGAGCAGGTTTAATAATGTGCACTTTTcctttaatcaaattttattcaaaTCCTGGAGATGGGTGAACCATGTCCAAACACTTCATCTGTAAAGTCAACATGGAGAAAAGCATTCACATGAATCACATCCAACTGACATAGTAGCCAATCCAAATTGACAGCTAGTTTACAAAAGCACTCACCCTATGCTCATTTTGGTAATCTGGGCAAACTTCTCCCAATATCCATACTCTAGGTTTTTCAAGACTTTAAGCCATACTAGAATCAATATTCTAACAGATTCTGTtgctttttcattatttaagcATTGTAGAAAGCTTGCAAATTACCTGGGCATTAGAATTGAGAAAAAGTTCATCATCTTCACGACAAAATGCTCCAATTGATCTTACATCAACAAGGTTACCGGAGTCTCGAATTTGAAGAATGTGTATTGTTTGATAACGGAGTGAAACAATAGCAAGTAGATCATCATACAAGAAGACACCCATATTATGAGCCAAATGAACAAAATCATCATGGAAAACCTTCTCGTCCAGTACAATGCCATCTTCCAATCTAATTGTATCAGTTATTATTAGAACAAGCAGATTACAGAAAAAACTCCACATATAAACAACCCTTGTGTACAAATCCTTATCAAGttgtcaaattaaaaaataaataaatgattataacctgaaaaaggaattaattgcACCCACCTCAGGAGGTGAAAAGTGATCTTTTCTATTGATGGAACTCCCTGAATAGCTCCTCCAACGGCAGGTGCATCATGAATTTGTGCAGTAGAAGTAGCAAATAGTGCAAATTGGTTACTCTCCATGTAGATGAAGAAATCCTTgcatatatattcattggtGGAAGCCAATGAAACACAATACAGTTGGGTAAAGAAGCTATCAAACCTCTTTGCTTTTGTGGGAAGATCATGAATATCACAATCTTCTTCTTTGCATGAAAATGAAAGCCATGTTGGTCTATAAACAATCAGCTCCTGATGATTTCTACTGAAACATACAAGGTATTGGCCATCATCTGTGAATTTGCGGAATAAATGGTCTGGGCACTCAACATCATATATGGTGTGACTAGGAACTAAATTCTCATAAAAACGCCTAGCACAATGAAcctgaaagaaagaaaataaggtTATGATTCTTTAGTGAAGACAGCAGATTTCAACAATTTCTATGCAAGCCATTTCCAGATATAACAGGAAAGATAGAtaacaaaacagaaaatatttaaaagacagGAGAAAAATGATTAACTGCAAATTTTCTTGTTCATACCATTTAATTACCCCTTAATTATTATCtgttaaatgataaaaataggaTATAGCAAGGAGCTAACAGAAAGAAGGCGGGGGAGCCCTAGACCACtagtatatttttaactttccATTTGCTTCAACTGACATAGTTAGTTAGGTCTACTTCCTAATACTTTGAAACTTGAGATCAATTATAAACACCTTTAGTCTCGTCTTGTGTTCAAATTTATTAATACATGTTTAAAGTAATTTATTGCTATGTAGGTGATTGCTCCCCTCTTTGTCTTGTCATTTTACCGTCCACACAGAAAGGAAAGTGTTAATATGTTTGTGTTAACCTAATATTCATAGTTGCACCAACTTTCTAGTAACATAAATCTGGGATTAATggtaattaaacaatattatagTCAGATCACCACAAAATAACACTTCTTACTTCCTGAATATCATGAAATACTTCCTAGAGTTCCGTAGTTCTCAAATTCTTTTTATAGAAAACGCAAACTTTAAACTAAAAGTAAATCCTAGAGTACTGTAGTTCTCAAATTCTTTTTATagaaaacacaaactttaaacTAAAAGTAAATAAAGGTACAAACAAGGACCAGCAATCCTATCTGGGAGATATCTACAGAGTCTTATAAGTATAAACATAATAAGATTCAGTGAAAGACCTTTAAAATCACCACTCACAAGAATCTACAATTAACTCTTacaaatatatagaataattttcaaaaaaaaaaatatatatatatatatataagttcaaCTTTTTTCCTTAAAGAaacataatattttgaaatcaaaGTTAAATTTGCACAATATCACAACTACAAGAAGTCCTTTCTAAAACAAGAAATAGAAAACTCAGAAACTTAGTGGAATACACATTCCCAACTAAAGCATAGATGGAAGATCTTTAAGCTCCATTAAAGTCAGATGCATCATAAGGATGCCACACTTAGCATCAGACATTCTCCAATTATTTCCCAGCCTTACACCCAAAAAAGAGCGATTATTGCTAAACTTCTAGAAAAATTTCGTCTTGTTCGCCCTCCAAAtccattttgaaaaaaaaaaaaaaaaaacattaatagtGAATTCCATGACTTCAATACACTATGTCACATCCATCTTCAATCATATATCCCTTAGAAATATGCTATCCTTCTTGATGCAAAGACATGGCAAATCCATAACCGCCTGCTGTCTTTTCCTAACCCTTCTTGCCCAACAGCTGTCCCATCTAAACCATCCTACTTCCTTAATAGGACTCCAACAGACGCCCTCAAAACCTCACCTAATTTTAGGGGATAGAAAAAAGTTTCTtaagaaaacaaacaatttccttttcaaaaatatcatcatcCAAAATAAGAGTCATCCAGTTGCTCCAATCTTTTTATCATATTCTTCATTCATTTCAACTTCCTATTCAACTTTGGGACACAAGTGTTACGCTTTCCACCTAAATAAGATTaagattcaaaaattttataaattccaaccATTTCATTCGAAGATTTCACCATTTTTGGGCCATAATACTTGACAGTCGACTGGCTAACTTGATGTTACATCTAACTCTAAAACGGAAAATGTATGACGTATCTGAATTTATATACTGTACAATATCTAGTCCCCTGGATCTTCCTACaattggtaaaataaaaaattaaaaataattaaaaataaaaactaagtctgccattcaaaaaattaacaaaatttacaCTTTCCAGTAACTTTACCAttcaaaaaaactataaaagttGACATATTGTAGAGAACTCTCAATCCACATCCACCACCTCACACCAACCGAATCCATTATTTccacaacaaaaatattaaaattaaaaaaaaaaattcacaatccACATAATCATAGCAGCTATTAATTAAACTCAA
It encodes:
- the LOC107423939 gene encoding light-mediated development protein DET1 isoform X3; this translates as MFRSNNLVARIFERQISTPSPGTSVHCARRFYENLVPSHTIYDVECPDHLFRKFTDDGQYLVCFSRNHQELIVYRPTWLSFSCKEEDCDIHDLPTKAKRFDSFFTQLYCVSLASTNEYICKDFFIYMESNQFALFATSTAQIHDAPAVGGAIQGVPSIEKITFHLLRLEDGIVLDEKVFHDDFVHLAHNMGVFLYDDLLAIVSLRYQTIHILQIRDSGNLVDVRSIGAFCREDDELFLNSNAQSMNTHEKGKLHQLPENHVENGLPHNQLTSENTFLSGIKQRLLSFIFRGIWNEETDPNLLQMSRSADHHPAFFAVYNMETTEIVAFYQNSADELYLMFEQFCDYFHTTSRSSLHMNFISSHSNSIHAREQLRCVKNKTTSSSQFVKKMLASLPISCQSQSPSPYFDQSLYRFDEKLISATDRHRQSTDHPIRFILRRKPNTVRFKIKPGPEGGSMDSRGKRISSFLFHPSLPLALSIQQTLFMQPSAVNVHFRR
- the LOC107423939 gene encoding light-mediated development protein DET1 isoform X1, giving the protein MFRSNNLVARIFERQISTPSPGTSVHCARRFYENLVPSHTIYDVECPDHLFRKFTDDGQYLVCFSRNHQELIVYRPTWLSFSCKEEDCDIHDLPTKAKRFDSFFTQLYCVSLASTNEYICKDFFIYMESNQFALFATSTAQIHDAPAVGGAIQGVPSIEKITFHLLRLEDGIVLDEKVFHDDFVHLAHNMGVFLYDDLLAIVSLRYQTIHILQIRDSGNLVDVRSIGAFCREDDELFLNSNAQSMNTHEKGKLHQLPENHVENGLPHNQLTSENTFLSGIKQRLLSFIFRGIWNEETDPNLRAQYVKKKFYFHFQDYVDLIIWKVQFLDRHHLLIKFGSVDGGLQMSRSADHHPAFFAVYNMETTEIVAFYQNSADELYLMFEQFCDYFHTTSRSSLHMNFISSHSNSIHAREQLRCVKNKTTSSSQFVKKMLASLPISCQSQSPSPYFDQSLYRFDEKLISATDRHRQSTDHPIRFILRRKPNTVRFKIKPGPEGGSMDSRGKRISSFLFHPSLPLALSIQQTLFMQPSAVNVHFRR
- the LOC107423939 gene encoding light-mediated development protein DET1 isoform X2, producing MFRSNNLVARIFERQISTPSPGTSVHCARRFYENLVPSHTIYDVECPDHLFRKFTDDGQYLVCFSRNHQELIVYRPTWLSFSCKEEDCDIHDLPTKAKRFDSFFTQLYCVSLASTNEYICKDFFIYMESNQFALFATSTAQIHDAPAVGGAIQGVPSIEKITFHLLRLEDGIVLDEKVFHDDFVHLAHNMGVFLYDDLLAIVSLRYQTIHILQIRDSGNLVDVRSIGAFCREDDELFLNSNAQSMNTHEKGKLHQLPENHVENGLPHNQLTSENTFLSGIKQRLLSFIFRGIWNEETDPNLRAQYVKKKFYFHFQDYVDLIIWKVQFLDRHHLLIKFGSVDGGMSRSADHHPAFFAVYNMETTEIVAFYQNSADELYLMFEQFCDYFHTTSRSSLHMNFISSHSNSIHAREQLRCVKNKTTSSSQFVKKMLASLPISCQSQSPSPYFDQSLYRFDEKLISATDRHRQSTDHPIRFILRRKPNTVRFKIKPGPEGGSMDSRGKRISSFLFHPSLPLALSIQQTLFMQPSAVNVHFRR